Sequence from the Cucurbita pepo subsp. pepo cultivar mu-cu-16 chromosome LG02, ASM280686v2, whole genome shotgun sequence genome:
TTTTCCTTTGTCCACCAATATATCATAAGGAGAACCTTACATATTGGTTTCGGAGCATCTCATTCTAAGGAGATTGGGAAAAATGGCccaaaaaagaatcaaagaaagatAAGATGTGACGAATCAAGAGATTGGAAGTGTTAAAGAGAACATAATAACTTACCGGCAATTGAAGGAAGGCTATCAAAGGTGGTTGAAGGATCAAGTTAGAAATAGGAGTGATAGTAGTTTGACATAATGTCCAACCCAAGTGAGGTGGAAGAGCGCAAACGGATTCAGGAGAAATAAGAGAGGTAAATGGTGActtgagaaaattcaaaaacgtCAAGATGCCTGTGTTTGGGGTCAAGGATCTGAATTTGTGGCTTTTCGAAGTTGACAAGTATTTCTAAATTCATAAACTCATTGATCCTAAGAAATTGATCATAATTGTGGAGAGTTTTGAAGGGATGGCCTTAAACCAATACTATGggaaggaagagagaaaagcGTTCAAGAACtagaaagatttgaagattCATTTGCTGTAAGAGATTTTGAAGGTCGATAGACCATCTATAGTACAAAGGGCTAAACATAGTCCTAGATCACCTCAACCAAGAATGCCGCATATCAGTATACTCTTAAATAAAGATGGATGAAATAACACtattaacccaaaaaaaactcaaacctACAGATTTGTCTTAGAAAGTGTcgttatttcttttcaatatgaTTTCCCAATGAAGGGTAGGAACTACATACATCCACAAGTTGTTCAGTCCTTTATTACTTATCTCCTTTTAGGTACATCCATACTAAAGAGAGCATGCACAACCTTTTTTATTAACCCAAAAGCCCTCAAACTTCAATAGTGATTTGGCACATAAATTATGGGAAAACACAGAAACAAACACTTACACGGTAGAAGTGTATAATTCACCATACAATGTTGATTTATGtacaacaaataaaacatcaatATGGAGAATcaagaaaagaagcaaaagGGCCTCCTTGGGCGGCATAAgacacaacccaacccaacccaaagtGTGGGAGAATAAAATTAACTGCAAATTGTACCAACCTTAGTGCCGAAAGGGCCAACAGGGTTGTCTATATCAAGGATATCTCGTCCCTGAAAACATAAAACTAAATGAAATGAGACTCGCcttcaaaatgagaaaaacATTAGATGCCaaacaactaaaatatttacatAAACCAGACTCGTCCAATATGAGAAATGTGTCGGTAAGTTTAAGAAGCCACTAAATACAACATTTTGATCGGAGGATGTTTTGGCCTTTGGTGCCTTATCATTCCAGAACTTTCAGCCCAACAAACCCAGCAGGTTGTTTGCTCAGCTTGTGCATTTTAATGTTTGCTCAATCATTCTGTTGGTAACTTTAAGCACACTTGGACATTGGTCGCAGGTAGCTTATTTTATTCGTTGATTATCACACCTATACCTCTGTAAAATCTTCTACATATTTATAATAGAAATGAGTTCACGTCATCCTCATACAGAAATTTTTGTGGTCAAAAAGTACCCTAGTTCTTTTCTTCAACCAATTCAAGGAACAGCAGGAATCATTTGTTCGATAAATTGACCATCCACTAATATAAATAACATGATATATATAGAAGTTCGACGTTGGCCTTCTCATGAAAATTGAATCAATCAATTAACGTATAGCTATAAATATTCACCtgcatttaatttttgaaagtgATGGAAACCATCTTacctattttcaatttatattccgctgtttttttttttcaacatcaaatccggaaaaaaaaatgaaagcacGCAACGAAACATGAAAAATATCACCTCAAGCGCAGCTTCGAGCTCTTCGCGCTCGTGTCCGGTTGCAATCGGCATTACATCCTCaaccttcttcttcaaacCAGCATCAGCTAATTTTCAATACAAACAAATCAATAATCACACGAGACCGAATCCACGTCCGCACTCATACTATAGATTCATTTTCATACGCACAGCAACAGACAGTACAAAAAGTAATAATCCACAAgttaagagtatgaaaatccaaaacaaagaGTAAGATCTACCAGCCTCGGCGCCGTAATGACGAGCGTAGAACGAAACGTGTGGCGACGGAAAAACATGAGATGAAGCAGCTACAGTAAGTCGTGAGGCTCTGGAAATGAATCCCAATGGAGCAGATGCTGCCGCCGATGTTGAAGGAAAGGATTTCAAGGCTCTGAGCTGTGAAAAGAGCAATTTCCTCCACATGGTTGGTGATTCTCCGGTGATGATCTCAGGTCACTCCCCTTCGACGGCGAACTGATtaccccctctctctctctctctctctctctctctctctctctctctctctctctctctctctctctctctctctccttcttcttcttcttctacagcGTTTTGGTTTTGTAAGTGGAGAAATGTAGAATAAGTCAAGTGGAGATCCGGCTGAGGTCGAGGGTGGTACAGTACCCCATGGTTTGGCACGAGGCTATTACATGACACGTGCCGCGCGAAAATTTTCCCACTTAAATTACCCACTTGTAttttactaattaaattttaatcagTGTCTGAcgtactaaaattaaaatttatttttaacaggattctgaatttttaatatcgtacttaatttgtgaattttaaactaatcttaaataaatgagtaacctattaaacttaaaattagaaattcaaatacataatgatttataatatcgataaatcaaattcatttttaaatgaaacTCTTAGTATTATATTTTAGGGGAGATACACCAACACacatgtattatttatttattattattatttttttttttggttgaatgaagatatatttaaatggcatttttttggttaaatgaagatatatttaaatggcttgtcaagtcaatttttttaaaagcataTGGTAGAGTCcattagtattttaaaaaatatatttgtaaagaaaaaatgataacATGAACAAAGGGAACATGACATTTTTGCAgcactaaaatttaaaaaaaaacaattgattgacaaaaaaattgaCGTCTTTGGCGAGGCTTGGGACGAAATTTCgaacttatttatttctttctgtattattaaataaaatgttgtgATTATCAGTTATCGAGATAACTTAAGTGATATAAACAACTTTCAATAATTACGTTATGTCCTAAAATGCTGGGATATCAATacctaaattatattttctgaAAACGAAATCACCTAAATAATATGATTTTCCTTCGAAAAGTTTTAGGtagaaaaaaaagtggaagagaaaatatggaaaaccactcgtaaataaaaaattccgTCTCCTTTCCACGTATATTAACTTTCAGAGCAGCATCACAAGTTTTCTACAATAATGGTGGGTGAGAAGAGACTAACGACACCACAATACCATCAAGATGAGAGGTTTGAAGGGCAAAGTgggttataaaaaaaatattacaaaatgcAAAGGGCAAGTATgcaaaattttagatttgcAATAGAAGTGACAAAGGAATTGTACATAAAACCACTTCAGTACAACAGCCATTTCACACTTCCTAACTGGGCTGGCTGGTTTTAGTAAGTTCTCGAAGTTATTTTCTAAGATCAATGGGTTTTGTACTGGAAGGTAATGGAAAAAGAATAGAGAGAGAAGCCTCCAATTATTTTGAAACGCATAGAagaaaagtttttaaaagccGTACTTCTAGCAGATGACTTACCGAAAAAAATCAGATTCCTTTGTTGACGAAGGAACTACCGCAAGAACAAGGACCCGCAGAAAACAAACAAGCCACAGCTTTAAATAAGAACTGCAGCATATTGTGAAATTTGTCTCTTCTAAAAGCCAAGGTTTATTCTAGGAAAGGGCATGGTTGCAATTAATGCTGATGATCATCATCTCCATAACCATCCGGCGATCCTCCAGGGCCAACCACCTCCAGCTGGGAACACAAATTACGATTAGGAGAAGTCTGCAACTCGATAAGTAATTTTAGACAACAAACCTCCATCCTATCAAAGGAGAAAGTATGATAACATGgaagagagagacagagagaaacTCTAATCCCTAAGTGGAACATACACACATACATGTATttgaaaagaatatttaaagtttACATCTCAAAGGGCGTGATTTCATTACAATCCAAGCATTTTTGGTCCTGTACCCAAACATCgtaaaagaatttgaaaattatttgcaAAATTAGATCAAAACATTTTTCACAGTTACGGTATTGACTGTTAGTATTTTCACTAATGCGTGTCCTTCCCTTCACATGCAGCTATACTTGAACATGCTGGTTGGAGAATGCCAAATTTTGTGAAGGTATAGAATCCGGGATTTATGATGGAGGTTTTGTTGGAAAGAAACAGTAAGAGTTTTCAAGGTGAAGCTAAAAAGTGGCAAGAAATTTGGGATCTGGCGAGGGGTGTTAGTTCCCTCCTCATGAAGCTCTATATAGTAAGGTAAAAAATCCAGCATTTAATATCGTGCCAACtgaacaataataatttaaaagttctCACCACAAAGTACTGTGAGCAGACAGGACATTCATGGGGTACATCCTTCCTCAGCCGAAACCAGACAACATCATGCTCATCCtctacaaaaagaaaggaagcaACAGAACTAAGACGGAAATTCCAGTGTAattgaagaacacaaaatttgTCTATATCAGACAGCGCAACTTATGAAAGGGCATGGAAAAGAAGAGATTGCAGGTACCCACCACCTTCACCTCCAGGGCACCCAACTAATCTTTCGTCATAATATGATTTGATAACAGCAGGTTCCTCCTAAAGAAAGGAGGAATAATAAGTATTGAGATTTCTCCAAGAAATAAACCATGCAAGAAAAATCCTACTTTCATTCACATACACTAACACTGAATTTCTATGCGCGAGGCACAGACGCTATAAAGAGCAAAGAAAGTTACAGGCTTCATGGGAAAATCAATTACCACATACAAGTGAGTGAGTGGTTTTTGGACAAAAGCGAATAGGTGAATAGTCAAAATCATAGAtacaaaacaaacacaagGTACAAACTAACCAGAAACAAAGAATTCAGCATTTTCCAGACTTGATTATGAAAATCAAAGTGAAAGAGGATCAGAaccaaaaattatgaaaagatCGTAACACTGAAAATTGAAACTGTCAATTCATGTGCTTTGTAACAAATAAACAACAGTTAAGAGTTCAGAGAAAGGGATCAAAAGAGCCACTATTTTTGCAGCCAATCACAAGCAcaactttaaaaaacaaaaagccTTTTAGACcagataaaataaaactggttcaaaacgaacaatagGACTTCATTCTAGATGCAAAAGGTAGGTTTTAGAAGAGGAGCCTAAGATTCTTGGTTATAGCTTTAAAAGGAAGCCTAAAATTCCTTGAATGACCCAATTTTCCAGGACTTGATTTAGGTTAGTGGGCtgttgaagaaaaatagaatctTAGAGAAAATGCGTGAGATAGATATTGAGGAACTTGCATAATTTCTTGCTTCTAAATGTAGCACAAAGTCAAAGAAGTCAGCATTTTCACTTCTTTTctgattcaaaatcaattggAGAGGTTTTCTGTCAGTTCCTTGGTTGATGAAGAGGAAAGAATTCCTCCCTAACCAAAATTATGATACACCTTGGAGCATGAAAGAAAGTTAAATGACATGGATAAttaggaaaagaaagggaaataaCTAGAAGCAAAATTTCATATCAATTCACAAAGATTTTGGGAGTCTGAGACCTCAATGAAATAGTTCGACATGAGAAGATATCATGATAGCATAACAAGAGTGTAAGCTTAAATTCAAGTGAAAGTAAATTCAACATATACTGCTATCTCATCCTGCCTTGAAATCTACATGAAATAAACCTTGGATAAAAAGCTAAAGCGTATGATTTATTTCcaacagacaaaaaaaaaaaagcgacaaaaaaattaatcacaaaCCACACTAACCTTAGTTCCAAAAGGACCAACAGGATGGTTTATATCAAGGATGTCTCTTCCCTGCAAACATTAAACCAATTGAAATGAGACTCACGTCCGAAATGAAAAATACATCAGCGACCAGCCTATCAAATAACATAAACCAGACAgttggaaaatgaaaatgaaccaATCAATTTTCTGAACTAAAATTACCATGCCAGACTCCGTGTGGAAACGAAAACGAATCGATCAATTAAGCCATGAATTTCAACCTCCTTTGTAGTCCGGTGAATTTCACAACATCAAATAAAGGGGGAAAAAGCACGTAACGGAAAGAGATCCAGGTAAgcaataaatacaaaaaacacTTCACCTCAAGCGAAGCTTCAAGCTCTTCACGCTCGTGTCCGGTTACGATTGGTATTACATCCTCTGCCTTCTTCTTCAGACCAGTATCAGCtacattgaaaaataaatttgacaaTCACACGAGATCAAAACCACATTCGAGCACATATTATAAATTCACAGActgtaaaatatttaacaaacCGCGCATATACATTTTAATCGATTAATAACTACGCGAGACCAATTCCACATTCGCAGTTTCGTTCACATATCATAGATTTACACATATACAACGACACAGACTGTACAATACACAACAAACGATCCACGAGTAAACATTCCAATAAATTAACAACCACACGAGACTAGTTTCATATATCCACATTCGTGCTCATACATACAGTAACAGGGACAATTAAAACCCGAAGAAAACAGCAAGATCTACCAGAATCAGAGGCGTAATGGCGGGCGAAGAGCGAGACGGACGGGGAATGAGAAACACGAGAAGAAGCAGCGAGTCGCGTGGCTTGAGAAATGCATCCCAACGGAGCGGATGCGGACGTCGATGATGAAGGAAGAGATTTTAGGGCTTTGAGCTGCGAAGAGAGCAATCTCCTCCACATCGTAGATTGAAATCGGTGAATCCTCCGTCTATGATCTTTCGCACCCCTTCGACGGCGAATTTGGCTCTCTTTTTCTTCGCTCTCGCGCCCTTAAGCTTCTCAATGCCTTTTGGAAATGGGCAGAAAGGCGGAACTGGTCAAGATGAGGTGGCAATAGCTGGGATACTGCAAAATTATGGTACAcctcattttaaatttaggttaaattataaatctggtataaaattcaatgtttattttttttgcacgaaaaaatcaaatttaaaaatagaaaagcaTAATAGGTATTATATTACTAACTTAGGAGTCCattaaagaatttttaatatttaataatctaaTATTTCACTCATTTTTATCACCAATTTTAGGTCAATACATTTTTATAGAATATAATTTATCGATCTTCCCAACATTAGGGTCGCTCCTACTTGTAATTGGTcaaattatctttaaaaatttactaccaaatttggaaggaaaaaaacatatgATAAACTTTTACCAAagtttctatatttattttaagatttgtCGACTTAATTTGACCGAATTTGGGATTATGGAATTTGGGtccaaattaaacaaaaacaaaacctcAAATTCAATTGGTTACAAAGTCCATTTCAATAGTTGGGGCTCAAAAGCCATTGAAGCCCGAATTCCATATGGCTATGTAAAACTctactttaaaattaattttgaacaattaaatcgttttaaaatgattttaattgttttgacTATTTAGAGACAAATTTTATTCGTGAACTAAATATACGAGTGAGAATTTAAACGTACTTTTACAATATTAGAGATTGACTTTTGGATATCTCATAtggataattaaatttataaaagtattaactgaaaattaattaatatatttttattcatcttaCCAACCCCCAGGCAAAACCAACCATTTACCGACCAAACCTTAGCACCTTAGCCTTATCTTTCTTCATCAGTGGTGGACCCCACCCCAACAAATTCTTGGTCCCACTTTTATTCCAAACCCAGTCCACCTACCACATCTTTCACCAAACTcaccaacaaaataataattataataataaataaataaataaataaataaataacaactCTCATTTCCTCCATAAATTTGtatgtttttccattttcgtcttttttattattattattattccattTTCGTCATTTCTAGaacataactttttttaataattaatattattaataaatcataaatttagatatttatttacCTAATAAGTTTTTAACTCCGAATAACAAgatcttaattttcattttggacCCAATTTATGCTAAACAacccataatttttaatttagtttataaaaaattcgtaattttttattttgtggggACATTAAATGggttaattataattattaattttttagttttatgcctattaaatttataaatatattaggtAAGTATAATTGCTAGGTTGGAAAGATAAAAGGAATGAGGGGTACCTACTCCCGTATTAGGTCTTTGGTANaaaaagatttttttttttttttttttttttaatttaaaactaaaataagcattttcaaattaaaaattcataaacctTCTCaaacgaaaatgaaaattgaaggttAACTTGAACCataagttaaaatttattataatttatcaatattgcaaaattaaataagtctGTGCAAACctcattgaaataaaaaaataaataaataaacaaacaaattaaactATAATACGAAATTACAAATCTAACCTTCCCCACTCATTACTATATCCCCCCATCCCTCACCAAGAACAAGGCCACAAACGGCGAAAATGGCCCCAGAACCACCAGCGCCGGAAACTCTGACGAACTACTGGGGCGACCAACCGGAGGAAGAATTCTACGCCTCACAAGGAGTTCAAAACTCCAAATCCTTCTTCGAAACCCCCCATGGCAAGCTCTTCACGCAGAGCTTCATTCCTCTGGACTCGCCAGAGCCCAAAGGCACCGTCTACATGACTCACGGCTACGGCTCCGACACCGGCTGGATGTTCCAAAAGATCTGTCTCAGCTACGCCTCTTGGGGCTACGCCGTCTTCGCCGCCGATCTCCTTGGCCATGGCCGATCCGATGGCCTCCGCTGCTACCTCGGCGATATGGAAAAAGTCGCCGCCGCCTCcctctcctttttcctccaCACCCGCCGCAGCGAGCCCTACCGTCATCTCCCTGCCTTCCTCTTCGGCGAGTCCATGGGCGGTGCCGCCACCATGCTCATGTACTTCCAGTCAGATCCAGACACCTGGACCGGCCTGATCTTCTCGGCGCCTCTTTTTGTCATTCCGGAAAACATGAAACCGAGCAAACTCCGCCTCTTCCTCTACGGCCTCCTCTTCGGCGTCGCCGACACTTGGGCCGCCATGCCGGACAATAAAATGGTGGGAAAGGCGATTAAGGATCCGgagaagttgaaaatcatAGCGGCGAATCCTAGACGGTACACAGGACCACCGAGGGTTGGGACAATGAGGGAATTGGTTAGAGTTACGCAGTACATTAGAGACAATTTTTCGAGGGTTACGGCGCCATTTCTGACGGTGCACGGGACGGCCGACGGAGTGACGTGTCCGTCATCGTCGGAATTGCTGTACGAGAAGGCGGCGAGCGTGGATAAGACCTTGAAGCTTTACGAGGGGATGTACCATTCGTTGATTCAAGGGGAGCCGGATGAGAATATGGAAATTGTTCTGAGGGATATGAGGGAGTGGATCGACGAGAGGGTTCAGAGATATGGATCGAAGAAATAGAAACTCAAAATGGGTGAAGCTGGGTGTTAATGGCGGAAATGGAGGAGATCTCTGTGTGCGTGTTTctggataatgaaaatggcaTAACTGGTAATTTTGATGTGTTTTTTGGGCTATAGTTTTCGTAATGCCAATTTGCTTCCTTGACTTTCGTTCttcttattatattaaaaataaacttaaattctAATGTACcttattttatctatttacccccttctctctcattttttatgggttagttttttattatttatttttataatataattcctcgtagttttttttttttttttttttaattgaatgcCTTCTatgtcttaattaattaattaaaatttttaaaaaatgtcaaatataaaattcataaatttattaacacAAAGTAAAAAATACCATCCACTTtagagttttaaaatgcatatattAAAGAGATGTTTTTACACTCTTACAAGAAATGGTTCGTTTCCATCTCCAAATCAGATCTCACATCAAGGTGGTCTCAAGCCTTCGACCccatacaatatatatatttaatcttGGAAGGGTTCTAACCTTCAGTAGGCTTTTATGTGGGCTTGGGCATGATTATATTGGGGCACCTTCGGACCTGAACTTGTTTGGGCCAAATTTGATTGGGTACCTATAAGGAATACATGGTGTATTTATACCTCAAAACATCTTtgttttgtattgtttttgcatttggagttgccatatatatataatccgAAACAACCTACCCAAGAAAGACCCGTAGCTTCCTCCTCATCTCCTCACCAAGCGTTacaacaaacacaaattcCTTTGTCACTTTCATCCATTTGGATTCACTTGTCCTTAccctaatttttgtttttcataaaCTTGGAATTTGATCCACTTAATGGAAGGCGGTTGTTCTTAACCGAGCAAGGTTCAATTTCTAACATAGACTCATAATTAAGAGATGGGTAGTTGACGAACAAACTCGAGCCCTCACACCTTTGACTTTGAAGGCTCGAAAGTCAAAGAAGGGTATAGGTTGGGAATTTGATTGGAAATGGAAGTTTGAAGAAAAGAGGTAGTTGAGGATTAGGAGATAGGAAGAAAAGGCAAAGAGATTGCGTTCAAAAGCGGGGAGCTGAAGGGCTTGAGGGGTAGGGTTGCTTTCGCTTGCTACCACGAGAAACAGTTCcccaaaaccaaaagcaatttgtatttcaaattttatctgTCTTCTTCCTTAAATCAATCTCTCCTTTTCCACAACTAAGTTcctcttttcaaaattaattaattttccctttttttttttttttttttaatggaatatGAATTTCAGCCAtcttccaaataaataattcggaaacaatatttaaatcattttttaaatatttaaagataacTCCAAATCAGCTTCAGAATGATGATACAGATAAGATCTTTACAAAAATGGATTTCTTTTCATACGTCACccatgaaaatataaaatattttagtgaatatttcatttttaaataataatcaaaggAAAGCTCCTTTCTCTCCTCTCACACACTCCTAACAAACAAACTATTACTGAAAATTTTAGGGACAAAAAGGTAATTGAACAAAAGGagagattaaatttaattaaatcactAAAAAAGGTGGAATGATTAAATAAGGGAAGGAAGGGGTATTAAAAGGTGAGCCTAGCCACTTGTTTTGACTTTCAATGTTACTGTATGCTGACGTGTACTCTTTTAAACCGTTGTTCAGTGTAgttaagtaattaattagtttaattttattcattgataaaaaaaaaaaaaaaaaNaaaaaaaaaaaaaaaattaaaaagagttTTGCTGTCCGTTCATAACCATGGCCGGATACAACGTAAGCGGTCTGTGAGCCCCACTGCTGACTTGGATCCATATCGTGGAATTAGTAGTTCCAGCCAATAGCGGGGTAGGTGGGatggatttttctttcttttttcttttttcttttttctttttccttttgttcttaatatatattatggaaagcaattataataattattgaatcCTTCCTATTTTGCagctgaaaagaaaaac
This genomic interval carries:
- the LOC111787993 gene encoding cytochrome c oxidase subunit 5b-1, mitochondrial-like; this encodes MWRKLLFSQLRALKSFPSTSAAASAPLGFISRASRLTVAASSHVFPSPHVSFYARHYGAEAADAGLKKKVEDVMPIATGHEREELEAALEGRDILDIDNPVGPFGTKEDPAVIKSYYDERLVGCPGGEGEDEHDVVWFRLKKGEPHECPVCTQYFVLEVVGPGGSPDGYGNEDDHHH
- the LOC111787994 gene encoding cytochrome c oxidase subunit 5b-2, mitochondrial-like, whose protein sequence is MWRRLLSSQLKALKSLPSSSTSASAPLGCISQATRLAASSRVSHSPSVSLFARHYASDSADTGLKKKAEDVIPIVTGHEREELEASLEGRDILDINHPVGPFGTKEEPAVIKSYYDERLVGCPGGEGEDEHDVVWFRLRKDVPHECPVCSQYFVLEVVGPGGSPDGYGDDDHQH
- the LOC111789120 gene encoding caffeoylshikimate esterase: MAPEPPAPETLTNYWGDQPEEEFYASQGVQNSKSFFETPHGKLFTQSFIPLDSPEPKGTVYMTHGYGSDTGWMFQKICLSYASWGYAVFAADLLGHGRSDGLRCYLGDMEKVAAASLSFFLHTRRSEPYRHLPAFLFGESMGGAATMLMYFQSDPDTWTGLIFSAPLFVIPENMKPSKLRLFLYGLLFGVADTWAAMPDNKMVGKAIKDPEKLKIIAANPRRYTGPPRVGTMRELVRVTQYIRDNFSRVTAPFLTVHGTADGVTCPSSSELLYEKAASVDKTLKLYEGMYHSLIQGEPDENMEIVLRDMREWIDERVQRYGSKK